In the Anastrepha obliqua isolate idAnaObli1 chromosome 1, idAnaObli1_1.0, whole genome shotgun sequence genome, one interval contains:
- the LOC129253181 gene encoding uncharacterized protein LOC129253181 encodes MSSSVKTRDSALNAIKRYMAKSTDDAFTMDAESIKSYMQLLSEQWARFNTAQDAVEISCGSDNMDIEESVRIQAETWYSTALANFNRVQKCRAEAQPASVTTPVSAAIRLPKMELPQFSGDSTEWIGFFDAFSTLVDSNAALSNGQKLHYLRSCLRGDALKIISGFKICDVNYEEAWDLLKSRYKVMRVIVEGHFRAMANVKRAASDTADAIKGVIDAFQQHIRELKALGRPVEFWDDWLVYELVNKLDFETRKQWELSLVTDEPPSFEQLSTFLEVRCRSLSMLSSSTGLVPAKGKTASVCKSTNVFHAVQDQNSTGCTFCNGPHKIYSCEKFRDLDANGKSKFVRESRVCMNCLSSGHYKAKCNSTSACRICHQRHHTLLHNTAAITNATTVSHFVNSASLRPFSPAADVMHQTDTTVSSANGPSTDTAAACTSSYLNANPNQPHPRERTVLLATALVKVRDCSGHWQPARLLFDSGSHASFVTESCVQRLGLPRRGSAILISGIGSSQGIRSRGEVLLSLSSHFSAQCFTVDALILPKITSDLPTQPLKVSAWPHIQDLLLADQHFMKPGRIDILVGMDVMGQLLCSEIRKGPPGTPMAQRTVFGWTLFGNVDGSESPSHGLQSLHCEVHLDRALTRLWELEEAPKKAHLTYEERYCEELFEKTHRRSPDGRFIVELPLKSDVPLGASRSYAVRNLLSLEKRLARDDDLRQRYNEFMQELIDMKHMELAPPPTDQTFYMPHHPVVKESSVTTKLRVVFNASAKTTTGNSLNDALFVGPQLQPDLYSILTRFRTHRYAVTADIAKMYRQICMSTKNLDLQRIVWRRDPTLPIKDYRMLRVTYGVAAASYLAVKSLQQTAKYSSHICAKAAAIIHEDFYMDDLLTGASSKEELLSLQRNVSEILKEGGFELRKWASNCAELSENVSNASENISHYLVDTKDVHALGLIWNTEEDYFTFSVKLNQPPTNLTKRTFLSDASTLFDPLGLLAPATIRSKMWFQEIWRMSVGWDDVVPDCIAVQWRQHRSELLLLSSLKISRWFGSGAGESFTELHIFADASERAYAAVMYARTLHNDGSITVVLISSKTKVAPLKTTTLPRLELCAAHLAAKLARSVLHSWGDLRYPIYAWTDSTITLAWLQAHPSKWITFVANRVADIQEVLPPECWNHIRSELNPADCASRGVTPSELLHQKLWWSGPEFLKGPDHFWKLSSSQHTTQLGVRSKVVAHATSSDDHWPVLMKYSSYSKLRRIIAYVLRFFVNARVKTRINAAKRKKADSASE; translated from the exons atgtcgagttCCGTGAAAACACGCGACTCTGCGCTTAACGCCATTAAGCGGTATATGGCCAAGAGTACGGACGATGCGTTTACAATGGATGCAGAAAGCATAAAAAGCTATATGCAACTGCTCAGTGAGCAGTGGGCTCGCTTTAATACCGCTCAAGATGCGGTTGAAATTTCGTGCGGAAGTGACAATATGGACATCGAAGAAAGTGTACGAATCCAAGCTGAGACGTGGTACTCTACGGCCTTGGCAAACTTCAACCGCGTACAGAAGTGTCGTGCCGAAGCGCAACCCGCGTCCGTGACAACGCCCGTGTCTGCAGCAATACGACTGCCGAAGATGGAGCTGCCCCAATTCTCTGGGGACTCCACGGAGTGGATCGGTTTTTTCGACGCGTTTTCTACCTTGGTCGACAGTAATGCAGCCCTGTCAAATGGGCAAAAACTGCACTATCTGCGCAGTTGTTTAAGGGGTGATGCGTTAAAAATCATAAGTGGGTTTAAGATATGTGATGTCAACTATGAAGAAGCTTGGGACCTACTAAAATCGCGTTATAAGGTCATGCGCGTTATAGTTGAAGGACATTTTAGAGCTATGGCCAACGTAAAGAGGGCAGCTAGTGACACCGCCGACGCAATTAAGGGAGTGATCGACGCCTTCCAGCAACACATACGCGAGCTTAAGGCTTTGGGACGTCCAGTGGAGTTTTGGGACGATTGGCTAGTGTACGAACTAGTCAATAAATTAGACTTCGAGACACGAAAGCAATGGGAGCTATCACTCGTCACTGATGAGCCTCCGTCATTCGAACAGCTGTCCACGTTTTTAGAAGTTAGATGTCGTTCTCTATCAATGCTATCATCGTCAACGGGATTAGTGCCAGCTAAGGGTAAAACCGCGTCGGTGTGTAAGTCTACGAATGTGTTTCACGCAGTGCAAGATCAGAACAGCACGGGCTGTACATTTTGTAACGGGCCACACAAAATATACAGTTGTGAAAAATTTCGGGACCTTGACGCAAACGGTAAATCGAAATTTGTGAGAGAATCGCGCGTGTGTATGAACTGCTTGAGTTCAGGCCATTATAAGGCAAAGTGTAACAGCACATCTGCATGCAGGATTTGCCATCAACGCCATCACACGCTGTTGCATAATACTGCCGCTATAACTAACGCTACAACCGTTTCTCATTTCGTTAACAGCGCTTCTCTTAGGCCTTTCTCCCCTGCCGCAGACGTCATGCATCAAACGGACACAACCGTTTCATCCGCTAACGGTCCTTCCACAGACACCGCTGCTGCCTGTACGTCTTCATATTTGAATGCCAATCCCAACCAGCCTCATCCAAGAGAAAGGACTGTGCTGTTGGCAACCGCCTTGGTCAAGGTACGCGATTGCTCTGGTCATTGGCAACCCGCTCGCTTGCTGTTTGATTCTGGTTCGCATGCTTCCTTCGTAACCGAGTCATGTGTACAACGCTTAGGATTACCGCGAAGAGGGTCCGCAATATTGATTTCTGGAATTGGTTCCTCCCAAGGGATACGCTCTAGAGGTGAAGTATTACTATCATTATCCTCTCATTTTTCAGCCCAATGCTTTACTGTTGACGCATTGATTCTGCCTAAAATCACAAGTGATTTGCCAACACAGCCCTTGAAGGTGTCGGCGTGGCCGCACATACAAGATCTACTTTTAGCCGATCAGCACTTCATGAAACCCGGGCGTATCGATATCTTGGTCGGAATGGACGTCATGGGACAGCTCCTCTGCTCGGAGATTCGTAAGGGGCCACCCGGTACGCCCATGGCTCAACGAACGGTTTTCGGTTGGACGCTGTTTGGAAATGTCGATGGATCCGAATCCCCTTCGCACGGCTTACAGTCTCTGCATTGTGAAGTCCATTTAGATCGAGCACTCACTAGACTTTGGGAGTTAGAAGAAGCACCGAAAAAGGCCCACCTCACCTACGAAGAACGCTATTGTGAAGAGCTTTTCGaaaaaacgcacagaaggtcACCCGACGGTCGATTTATAGTAGAGCTGCCGCTGAAATCTGACGTACCCTTGGGAGCATCGCGAAGTTATGCTGTTCGAAATCTACTAAGCCTCGAAAAAAGACTAGCGCGAGATGACGACCTACGCCAACGCTACAATGAGTTCATGCAAGAACTCATCGACATGAAGCACATGGAACTTGCACCACCGCCAACGGATCAAACGTTTTATATGCCGCATCACCCCGTCGTAAAAGAGTCAAGCGTCACGACTAAATTGAGAGTCGTGTTCAATGCGTCCGCCAAAACCACCACCGGGAATTCGTTGAACGATGCATTATTTGTTGGTCCCCAATTGCAACCAGATTTATATTCAATTCTAACTCGTTTCAGAACACATCGCTACGCAGTAACCGCGGACATCGCGAAAATGTACCGCCAAATATGCATGTCCACGAAAAACCTCGATCTACAACGCATTGTCTGGCGTCGTGACCCGACGTTACCCATAAAAGATTATCGCATGTTGCGCGTTACTTATGGTGTTGCCGCTGCGTCCTACTTAGCCGTTAAATCGCTGCAACAAACCGCAAAATATTCTTCACACATTTGCGCGAAGGCTGCTGCCATCATCCATGAGGACTTTTACATGGATGATCTCCTCACTGGTGCGTCTTCTAAAGAAGAGCTGCTAAGTTTACAACGAAACGTCTCCGAAATACTGAAGGAAGGGGGCTTCGAACTTCGAAAATGGGCGTCTAATTGTGCGGAACTTTCTGAAAATGTTTCGAACGCGTCGGAGAATATATCACACTACCTAGTCGATACTAAAGATGTCCATGCCTTGGGCCTGATATGGAATACAGAGGAGGACTACTTCACGTTCTCAGTTAAGCTGAATCAACCACCCACTAATTTAACGAAGAGAACATTCTTGTCTGATGCTAGCACGCTTTTCGACCCATTGGGTCTGCTCGCTCCAGCGACCATAAGGTCAAAGATGTGGTTTCAGGAGATCTGGCGTATGAGTGTCGGTTGGGATGACGTTGTTCCAGACTGCATCGCAGTACAGTGGCGACAACATCGCTCGGAACTACTACTGCTATCGAGTTTGAAGATAAGTCGCTGGTTTGGCTCAGGAGCAGGTGAGTCGTTCACTGAGCTACATATTTTCGCTGACGCTTCCGAACGCGCTTACGCTGCCGTAATGTACGCGCGCACGTTACACAACGACGGCAGTATTACCGTTGTGCTGATCTCGTCGAAGACTAAGGTAGCACCACTTAAAACAACAACCCTGCCACGCTTAGAATTGTGCGCTGCACATCTTGCTGCAAAATTGGCGCGGAGCGTGTTACATAGCTGGGGTGATCTCCGCTATCCGATCTATGCTTGGACTGACTCCACTATTACATTGGCATGGCTTCAGGCGCACCCTAGTAAGTGGATAACCTTCGTTGCCAATCGCGTTGCTGACATCCAAGAAGTCTTACCGCCTGAATGTTGGAATCATATCCGCTCTGAACTGAATCCAGCAGATTGCGCTTCTAGAGGTGTAACTCCGTCCGAACTACTGCATCAAAAACTATGGTGGTCTGGTCCTGAATTCTTAAAAGGTCCTGATCATTTCTGGAAGCTATCATCTTCGCAACACACAACTCAGTTGGGCGTTCGTAGCAAGGTCGTCGCCCATGCTACGAGCTCAGATGACCACTGGCCGGTATTGATGAAATATTCATCGTATTCCAAGCTGCGCCGCATCATTGCTTACGTGTTAAGGTTTTTCGTCAACGCTCGTGTTAAGACACGAATCAACGCTGCTAAACGG AAGAAAGCCGATTCCGCTTCGGAGTAG